Part of the candidate division WOR-3 bacterium genome is shown below.
ATCTCTTTGTTGTAGTATGTAGTGTGAATGAAGGGAATAACTTCCGATTTTTTAATCACCCTGCCGAGTAACTCGTTGAAATACTCCAGTGCTAAATCAACGTTGAAATCTTTTACAAAAATCAAGCCCGCAAAGGCAAGGACTTTATTGGGGTCACGAATCTCTGCCATTGTTTTTTTTCTAAATCCTCCTGTATCCCCCTTTAAAAAGGGGACTTGATTAAATTTTGTAACATCCTTCTGAATATAACATATTAAGTCTTTCCACTGCACACCTTTACGCAAATACCACAGATATACTGCCCTATACCCGGCATCTTGGAAAATTCTTTCAATTTTGCCAGACACTTGTTTAAATCTACACCTTCTTCACCAATCGCACCCGCAGGACAGGCAATTATACATTTTTTGCAGGAACCGCAGTCACCGGTGATTTTTTTATCCGGTTCAAATTCAAAGTCGGTAAGAACAGAAATATACCTGACCCTCGCCCCATATTCTGGATGCACAACGAGTCCACTCCGGCCTATATACCCGAGTCCGCATTCAACGGCTAGAAGTTTATGGGAAATATGACCTTTCTGATTTTCCCAGTCCACGGTCTGGGATGCCGGAATTGCAATCGCCTTCCCCCCTTTTTCTTCTATGAACTGCACCAAATGATACGCGGTCTGATCTAAAAGCCAGTTCACAGTTTTATAATGTTGTTTATAGATCAAAGTCGGGCGGTCTTCAATCGTCTTTAAAACTTCATCCGAGATTGAATAACCAAACACAATCACCCGTGGGTATTGATACTTTATTTCAAGCATCTCAACATCCTCAGGAATATTACCAAAACCCACGATTTTAACCCCGAATTTTTTTAGAAATTCTTTAATTTCTTGTTTTATCGACATTAATCAGTGAGGTCTTTGAATTCTTCTTCTATTGCTTTGTCAAGATTCTCCTGCTTTTCCTCCACAACTGGTTCCTGAGCAGATTGAAAACTCGGTGGGGTTTCAATCGCCGGTTCGGCAAAATCCTCCTCCCTGGGTAGTTCACTCAAGTCCTTGATCCCGAAATGGCGTAAGAATTCATCGGTCGTCACATATTTTATCGGCCTTCCCGGTGTAGGTAATCTTCCCGCTACCTTAATCAACTTCTTTTCAAGTAAACTCTCAAGGATGTAAGAGCAATCCACGCCCCGGGTTTTCTCTATCTCCGCTCGTGTAATCGGCTGGTGATAGGCAATGATTGCCAGGGTTTCCAGGGCGGCTTTGGATAATTTCTCTTTTTTCTGTTTCAACTTTCCCACATAATCCGCATACTCGGGAAGGGTATAGATCTGGTAGCCACCCGCTACTTCTTTTATCTCAAATGCCCGTCCGCTTTGACGATATTCCTCATTTAAAACCTCGAGATTCTTTTTCACCTCCTCTTCCGAACAATTAATAATCTGCGCCATTCGCGCCAAACTAAGTGGAGTATCGGTGGCAATCAAAAGAGCTTCAATGATTTGCTTCATAGAGTTCAATCAATTTATCCACTATTTTATCCCAATTAAATCTTTCGTCAATAACTTTTTTTGCATTATCACCAAGTCTCTTCCGAAGTGCTTCATCATGAACAAGTCTCTTTATCGCCTCGGCAAGTTCTTTTGGGTCATTATCCTTCACAAGCAGACCGTTATACCCATTTATCACCACATCGGTTATTCCCCCTACATTGGAGGCAATCACGGGTTTTGAATAACTCATCGCCTCAATCATTACTACCCCAAGGCCTTCAGTGTCACCGTGTTTATCATATATCGCAGGGAGAACAAAGAAACTGCAAGTCCGATAATAATTGTGTAAATCTTCCTTAGAGACCCAGCCGGTAAATTTAATTCTGCGACCTAATCCATAATCCAAACTCATCTTTTCCCATTTTCTCCTTTCTGGACCATCACCCACAATTATGATATCATGGGGTATCTCTTCATGAATCATCCTGAAAGCTTCAATCAAAACATGAACGCCCTTCCTCTCTACATGTCGACCAACAAAGAGAATGAAATTCTCATCGCTGATTGCCCCACCCAAAAAATCAACGGTAATACTGAAGGGAATGAGGTGAATATCTTTCTTTACAATGCCGCGCAACTCCGTGGCGGTATGGTTTGATATCGCAGTAATCACATCGGCACGGTTTATTAACCACGAGAATGGCTTCACAAAAAATGGAAATCTCTTTTTCAACCAGCGGATTTCAAGACCGTAGAATGTCGCAAATACACGACAGCGAGAGACCGCTTTTGCTACCACTCCAAATAAAATATGGGGAAAGGGCCAGTGGATATGAACAATATCAAATTTTTTTGCACGAACCAATTTTACAATTGCGATTGTTCCAAATATGACATAAAGAAAACTCAACAATATATTAAATCCGCCCTTGCTGAATCTATCCACTGCAGTCTCTTCATGGGTCAATCGTTCATATTTTTTGAAAAAATATCTAAATCTGTAAACAGACATTCCATTCCACAATTGGTTTTTTAATCCTTTGTAAGATGAGGTAAAAACCGATACCACTATCCCCTTCCTCCACAATCGTTCAATCAATTCAATCATCCAGGGAGTTATGACATCACCTTTATACCGAGGGAATGCAGTAGCAACAAATAAAACCTGCGTTTGGTAGATTCTACAGCGTTTTTTTGAACTTATCGCTTGATTTTCCATTTCACAATATTCCATATCGCCTGGATGCCATCTTTCACACCGATTTTTTTACCTGCAGTTCGGCCATGATAGGAAATAGGAACTTCAAAGATTTTAATGCCCTTCCTCAGCAATTTACAGGTTATCTCGGGTTCAATCTCAAATCGTGAGGAAACAAGATTCAAACTCAGCATCAATCTCCTATCAATCATTTTATAACAGGTCTCCATATCGGTAACATGCCCTTTAAATAACAAATTGGTTAATAAGGTCAACACCCGATTAGCAAAATAACTCTTCTTTAAAAATTTACCTTTACCCAGAATCCGCGAACCATAGACAACTTTTGTCTTACCAAGAATAATCGGTTCTAAAAGTTTTGGATAATCGCCAGGAGAATATTCCAAATCCGCATCCTGGATTATCACCACATCCCCTGTAGCATACTTCAAACCGGTCCTGATTGCTGCACCCTTCCCTAAATTTTTGTCATGGAAAAGAACTTTCGCATCGGTAATCTTCTTTAAATAATCCCTTGTTCCGTCCGTGGAGGAGTCATCAACGATTATAATCTCTTTTTTTATGTTAACCGCCTTTACCGCATTTATCAATTTTTCAATATTATCCAGTTCGTTATATACGGGAATGATTATTGAAAGCGTCAAATCATGCACCACTTTTAGATTATAGCAAAAAATATGCAGATGTCAATTATAAAAACCCCAAAGCGAGTCACCAAAAAGCTAACTTATAAAAAGTTCCTTTCAGTGCTGTTGACTTTAA
Proteins encoded:
- the scpB gene encoding SMC-Scp complex subunit ScpB — its product is MKQIIEALLIATDTPLSLARMAQIINCSEEEVKKNLEVLNEEYRQSGRAFEIKEVAGGYQIYTLPEYADYVGKLKQKKEKLSKAALETLAIIAYHQPITRAEIEKTRGVDCSYILESLLEKKLIKVAGRLPTPGRPIKYVTTDEFLRHFGIKDLSELPREEDFAEPAIETPPSFQSAQEPVVEEKQENLDKAIEEEFKDLTD
- a CDS encoding glycosyltransferase family 4 protein, which produces MEYCEMENQAISSKKRCRIYQTQVLFVATAFPRYKGDVITPWMIELIERLWRKGIVVSVFTSSYKGLKNQLWNGMSVYRFRYFFKKYERLTHEETAVDRFSKGGFNILLSFLYVIFGTIAIVKLVRAKKFDIVHIHWPFPHILFGVVAKAVSRCRVFATFYGLEIRWLKKRFPFFVKPFSWLINRADVITAISNHTATELRGIVKKDIHLIPFSITVDFLGGAISDENFILFVGRHVERKGVHVLIEAFRMIHEEIPHDIIIVGDGPERRKWEKMSLDYGLGRRIKFTGWVSKEDLHNYYRTCSFFVLPAIYDKHGDTEGLGVVMIEAMSYSKPVIASNVGGITDVVINGYNGLLVKDNDPKELAEAIKRLVHDEALRKRLGDNAKKVIDERFNWDKIVDKLIELYEANH
- a CDS encoding glycosyltransferase family 2 protein; protein product: MVHDLTLSIIIPVYNELDNIEKLINAVKAVNIKKEIIIVDDSSTDGTRDYLKKITDAKVLFHDKNLGKGAAIRTGLKYATGDVVIIQDADLEYSPGDYPKLLEPIILGKTKVVYGSRILGKGKFLKKSYFANRVLTLLTNLLFKGHVTDMETCYKMIDRRLMLSLNLVSSRFEIEPEITCKLLRKGIKIFEVPISYHGRTAGKKIGVKDGIQAIWNIVKWKIKR